The genomic window AGACAATTAGTTGACTTGAAAAGGCTTCTTGTCACATACCATTTGTACATGGAGATCAACAATCAGGTCTTCATGAATTCATCCGTCTCCATTACCTCCATCTTCTTCACGGTACAGACTGATTTCTGCTAGCCCTTCTTCCCCACCATCGTTCTGCCACTGTAGTGGGCTAACCCCCCtatccctctctccctctctatttctctttccaATCTCTTCTTACGTCATTCTAGTTCTggcttttcttctgttttcatTTCTCTTTGCTGTGTTTTTTGTGCAAACTTGGGTCTCCTTGCTGTGTTTTTTGTGCAAAACTATGAATAATAGCTGGCCGGATTGGTGGACAGGTGAAAACTGGTCATCAGTTCAATTCATGTGGATACAAGACATTTTAATTGACAAGTATCTCTACCTAAGTTTCAAAGCAATCCTAGACCCAAGGGGCAGGGACTTAGAACTTGATATCTCCACGCACCCCCTTCCAACCTCTTCAACTATGATTCTATGAATAATATCCAAAAGCTAATTATTTTACATGTTCATATTATTTAAAGAaacagagtttttttttttttttttgaaccttGGGCACATGAATTGCTGGTCCTCGCAAGCATCACAAGTTTGGTGACCTTCTACCTCATGTTAGATAGAAAATCTCACAAGCATGCATGGATGCCGCGTTTGCTTCATCTTAGACTGCCATGTGAGATACTGTAACATCATGTCCAAGACTACCCATCTACTAAAACTAACACGACCTAATTCAAGAAGGATAAATTTTATACTGGACTAAGAAAACATGAGAATGTCATTAGAAAACTGTTTCTTTTATGATCAGAAACTAAGCAGCAGCCTAAGCTCCTAGAAGAAGCGATGGGATGCGATGATGAGCTAATCCACAAGCAAGAACAGTCATGAAGTCACCTCGAGCGaccaaaaaaattagttttctaGTTGTGTCGTATTAAATGTCAATAGCTTGGAGGAAAATTAAGTTGCACTCGGTCCTGCTGCCAATGCAAGCTTCGGTATTCGTGCTTTGCCTCTGACTCGAACTCTTTTCGGCTCCTACTCATTGTCTTATTATTAATAGATATTCCCACTTTCATGTATAACGAATACATATGTATATTCACATAATAGGGAGAGAAGCATGAAGAGAGCAGAGACTAGATGTGTCTCTTTTTAAGTGCAAAGCAGAACAGAGGCCTGGCAGTCTGATCTTTCCCTGCCCGGCTGCCCCTCCCTCCCTTTTCATAGGTCGTCGACCGACTCGATGCCCATCACCCTTTAATTCCCTCTGCGGCTTCTTCTTAATTTCTTCTGCAGAAAATCTTCATATTCAAGCTGATGAGAAGCTAAGGAGTGGTTGCCAACCAGAGTTTCAAAATGGAAACGAGGCTCAAGCTTCGGTTGTCCAGATTACTGCGTTCCTCCTTCCATTCTTGCAAGTCTGGAAACCCAATGGACTCAGTGCAAGAACCGGTGTTTCTTGCCAACCATGGCAGCGATCTCCTTCCCCTCCTTCCCTGTAGTGAGAAAGCAGGGGCAGCAGGGCTCCCGCTGGGCGTCGCAATTGGGTGGGGCTGCAGGCCTCGCCGGCTGCCGGGATCGACGGCGACTACTGCAACGACGTCCGCCTCTGATCAGTTAGACATGTCTGAAGACGACGAGTCACTCGTTGAGTTCCTGCACCTGGTGGAGACGCGTAAGGCGATGTTAGAAGCGAGAGCCAAGAGCAGCGAAGGGTGCGAGGGTGAGGACCAAAGCAGTGATGACGGAAGAAGCAGCCGTCGGGTCTCGCCTAGCGCCGTCTCCGTTACCGCTGAACATGCCAACTACTGCGGGACAGGTGAACCTAACGATGCTCGTCGTGTTGATAAGAATGATGGAAGGAAGGTGCTCAGTGGCAGCCAGGAGAGGAAGATGGAAAAGAccaagacgaagaagaagaaggcagcgaagaaaaagaaacaaaggaaagaatCCTGTAGAGTCAGGAGGAAGGCTCGTAACGGAGACAGGAATCTGCAGAGCACGTCCTCTTCTGACAGCGGGTGGTTCAGCAGCCAGGAAGACAAGCAGCAAAGAATCGATGGCAGAGAGACGGAGGCACTCTTCTCCTCGAAGAGCGGTTCGTCGGAGTCGTCGGAGCTCCGCCCCGTCGATGGCAGCAGCTGCGTCGGCTCTACCTCCAACAGGCACCAGAGACGCCctagaagaaaaagagagaagaagcaGAGCAGGGCTCCCCAACTCAACCCCacagcttcttcatcttcttcctcatcctGCTCTTCCTCAGcttcctgctgctgctgctcgtACGGAGCAGGGGCTGATTACACGATGAACCAGAAGGTGAATGACAGCGTGGCAGTGGTTAAGCGTTCGAACGACCCCTACAGTGACTTCAGGGAGTCGATGGTGGAGATGATCATTGAGAAGCAAATCTTCGACCATGGCGATCTGAAGCAGCTCCTCCACTGCTTCCTTTCCCTGAATTCTCAGTACCACCATCCCGTCATCATCGACGTCTTCTGGGAAATTTGGCACGCTCTGTTCAGCGCCTAGGCTCGCTCTCTTCGCTTGATCATTTCTCCACTGTGCTTGTGGAGCACTCTTCTCTATGACTCTGCTAATAAGTTTTTCTGTCCCTCATGTGTTTTCATACGTACGTTAACTTTGTATGTCGTCTTCATTAATTCCATGTGACTCTGTTCTGTTCTCTACCAATGCCGATTACCAGAATCCAATCTTTCCTTGCGCTTGCCTTACGTCGATCGCAACTTCAAAACTGTAAGAGATTTGGTTTCGAACCATCTAAGGGATGTTTGATTTGTTGTATCTTGGATGAGATTTTACTATCGATTCTTGATTTCTTACAGGAACTTAGAATCCTGTATTTGGAGGCTACAAAAAATTGTATGGTGGATTTACAAATGTATGAAACATATGTCTATGTCAAACCACTTCGTGTGTCGAGATCTTTGAATTTGAGATACAACGAGATCCTGGATGAAGAGATTTCCAAATTCACAGTCACTTAAAACCATAAACTTAGCCTCAATAGGTGTACATAACATGGATTGGTAAGATGGCCAAAGTCTGATCATCAATTTGATTATCATGAACATTACTCAGTTGTACTGTGAACACTGACACATGACTTTCTAATTAATGGATATCCCTCTTCCCACTCGAATCATGAAGTGGGTCTAATGTTAAAAGAAAGGAGAACATCAAATTTATGACCTAAGATGCCACCATGTTATGGTATCAAGATGTCATGAATTGTCAGCTATTGAGTACTCTCgtgatgttatatatatatatatatatatatatatatatatatatatatatatatatatatataagtcaaaaAGTTTGCATGGTAAGCTAATTTTGACTTAAGATTCTGAGTTCCACAAATTCTGCCACGTCATCAAGGTTGTTTAACTTTGGGTCTAAAGCCAAAGAATGCGGCCTCAAGATTGGCGAAGGTCATTGTCGTATGACAAGAATCATTCCAATTGTTTGAAGCTTCGTTAGAAAAGTTAAACTTCTCGTAACTTGTGATCGCTCATTCGTAATAAGAAGAGGGACATTAATCCGTGGTAGGAAGCTGCGTTACATACGCCAACAGCATAGAGGCAGCCAAAGTTACAACCTCAAATCTAACACCCTTGCGTGGATACCTTGTTCGGAACGCCGGAACCAAAGCTACTGTGGAGGCTAAAGGCCAAAGACGACAGCTCTTGCACTTTGGCATCATGCGTGTGAAAACTTGTAGTCGGCTCGATGACACGTTCCGTTCTTGGAGAACGCCATTTGTGGAATGCACAAAAGGTCACAAGGATTTAGAACTTGCAATTTTCTGGTGTGCTTTTGTGAAAATGTTACGGAGCCGCCTCTTCATACAGATTCAACACTCTGACATGTCAATTTACTAAAtattttaagagtttatgtcatatacatatattcaaAATAAGTAATCACTGACGGTGGGGAGGGGAAACTGAAAGGTTGACGTCGTATGTGACCTGTGTAGTATGTGACTGATTTGAATGCTGAACGGTGACGGCCATACTTTACTTTGCTGCCTTCTTTGCCTGGATGCTTTCCAATGAACCTCTGACTCAGCTCAACTCCATCCAGACACCTGTACTGATCAAATCAGATGCTCATGAAcagttttttctttaatttttttccacttcATCTCCATTTAATTGtttgagaaagaaaacattAGACTTAAAGAGGAAAAACAAGCATGTGAACGTCCGGAACCCATctcagaagagagagagagagagagagagaggacaaagCCAAAAAACCTTTTGTTAGATAGGAGTCGACATAGTTGAGACAAAAGACAGGCGTACGTATCTGGTGGGTTGCTATGTACCCACTTGAATCGGATCCATCAGTAAGGCAATGCGATTATACTAAAGGGATTAGACGTCTGCATAGAAATTGTTTTTGATGGGGtgaaattaaagtttttaaattttgattagggttaaaatattattttttaaaatatttatataaaagaagtgaaattttctaaaatttagatataaattaaaaaaaaaattgaagtagagcGAGGGCCCATGCTGACTCTATCTTGGCTCCACCCCGTTGTTGTCATACTTGTTGTGTTACTCATCTATATTATAAACTGTGGTAAACACACCATTTGAGTTGAAAGATTTATTGTAGGTTCagttaacatgaaaaaaaaaaaattgagaccTAAAGGTATGGCCTTAGGTTTTATTGTCAAACAATTTCCCCTAAATACaacatttaaatcattttgaaaaatggctTCTTCACCACCTTATTCTCACCCATATCCATCCATGAATCCTAGGTTCAGTTAACATACAGACAAATGAGACCTAAAGGTATGGCCTTAGGTTTTATTGTCAAACAATTTCCCCTAAATACaacatttaaatcattttgaaaaatggccTCTTCACCACCTTATTCTCACCCATATCCATCCATGAATCCCCTCTCCACAactttgtttatttcttttgttttttttttatgtcattaaAATCCAATATGAGAAATTGCTTTCAGCTAAAGAAGAGACAAGCTTGGATGTCAAAGACAGTATGGCCAGTGCAATATCGTACCTGTTTGTCTTCCTGGCCAACACAGTATGTCAGGCCACTTTGccattttcttgagaaaagtAACGTAAGGATTCATAAAATAAGAAGAACCAGTCTTCAAGCTCGGTATGGGCGTGGCTGTATTGTTCTGCCATTGTTTGTGAAGCAGCACTATACAAGGGACTCTGTAGGTATGTCAATAGATGGGATTTGATTGATACCTACTTTTAACCATGTAGTTCGTTTAACTCACCTCGTGTAATTCAACTTGACTCGAATAATgtatttattgttattattttcgtttgatttcatttttcaactaGCTTTCTCCTTCGAACCACGTCTCCTCTAGCTTCCAAGCAGCAGTATTCTCCTTGGAGGCTCGTCTCCTTCAGCTTCCAAGCAGCAGTATGCAGCAGCAGGGTACCTCCCCATCCTCTTCCTGGGTCGGCTCATCGAGTTTACCGAGTCGagtgagctcgactcgagctcgacattTAGCTGCCCAGTCGAGCCAACCAACTCGGGCTCGGCTCGACTCGTGTTCAAACACTCCCTTCGTGTGTTGCTAATTATGAAATGTTCGGCATCATGTCTTTGAACATAGACGAGTTCTGCGTTCGAATTTCAGGCAATAATTGTAGTTGCTGCCCATATATCGCAAAAACTTTTAGCTGTTTCCAACAGCTCAGTCCGATGCTTAAAAAATATTAAGTGAGGATTTTCCTTTCTAGAAAACCACAGCAACTTGCCAAATAAATATTCGCCGTTTTTATTTGAACACACAAATTgcatattatacatatacatgtaggCCCATTAAATAATCAAGATGAAAAACATAATAGAAAAAATCATTCCAGGAAACAAGACGTAATTTGGGTTTTGCTGGTATAAATTAACTGAACTCAACGACGTTGCCTAATGACATGTTTTGCATGTCATTAGCAAAAAAttactttattttttccttttttattcaCCTCTTTTTTCTCAGGCAATAACACTCTTAGGAGGCATTGAATGCCAGGATTTGAGATCCGTGAATTTAAGATCTTACCTTCCCCTTTCTATCTTTCCTCAATGCAGAAAGGCAACAAGTGTGGATTTTAGGTCCAATTTAAGATGCTTAGTTGGGTGAACTATGCTCTTTATCATGAATATTTTGCCACATTCACAAAAACATGTCACATCATATAACATTAGATCTataaatttcaaattgaaaGTAATTAAATGTCCCATTTAATCTCTTGACCCGGCTGCACCTTCATCGCCACAGCTGCCTGAATTGGTTGCATCATGCGACTAAAATGATGCCACATATCTTTTTCTaatcatttttttgtattttcaatatcattttcCGTCAAATGTCTACTTttgatcatttatttcaatCAAGGGGATTGTCTGAAAGTCTTTGAAACTTGAGAATGTTTTGTGAACTTCTCCctaaaaagaaaagggattttGTAAAAACCTCAATTCTGGGGTTTTTTAGCATCTTCAGAACTTATATTATCGGTCTTGCTGCGGTCTAAGTGTTGTAGAAAAACATTTACATTACTAtgttgagagagaaaatggatcgtagaaaaaaaccaaacattAAATTCGATCAGTAAGTTTACTCCAGCCTAGCTGTAATGTTCAGTGCTTTAAATGGCAGGAAGAGTTTCATATGTAAGAACAGAGGTGTCCAAACAAAGTACTTGGTCacatcattcatatatataatgatagTCAACTATACCTCTTAACTTAGGTCTTATGAAACCTGAAAAAATAGTATCCACGCGAATGGAACTAGTGATGCCTAGTATGCCACCAACCTGACCTAGAACACCCGAATTACAGCTccatcgttttctttttttaatcaagAAGGGACCATCGTGAGATATGAACTGTGACTGCTCTCACTGCCAACACTGGAGAAAGTTCAGGATCAGCCTTCCATTTTCTGCTGGTTGCAGTTGAGGGGTTACCTTCAGCAAATTGAACTTTCGTGAAGCTTAGCTCATGGTCCAATCAACTGGGCACCACATTGAAAGCTACCTAACTTGCCTTTATGTTACTGCAGCTCAGGAAACGATGGAGAATCTGATGAAGACTCAAGGAGGATCATCATTAATGGGTCCAAAACCAATCTGCTCTAGGTGTGGTTCTACGTTGCAACTTCAATTCGATTCATCTTCCAAAATAACATATTGGGAAAGGTTGTAGATTAACCAAGGCGGATCTCTCTCACCATACGATTATAGAAAGTTTATATTCAACAGTAACACATGAAACGTATACTATGGGAAAAACGAGAACAAACCATCGCCTTCGCCATCATCAGTGGCGGTATCATACATAGGGTTCTACTGCACTAAGCGTAACAATGGCACTCTTATTTTACAGGCGACGACGACGACCCTCATGAACACAGACGACATGGATCTCACGGCAAACCTGAACTAAAACTAAACGATGGTGCTGCTGTGTTCAGTTCACCGGAGCCCAGACGAGGTGATCCTGTGGAAGGAAGTGGCAGACAGGGACGGACCCAGGCTTGACACCAAGAACCCGGAAGGCCAAGTGCTTGGGATTCCAGGTGGAGGTATCCAAATGGCACACGGCCACCGCGTTCACCTTGCTGCCGTCGTCGGCCCCCAAGGGCACGACGTAGGCTCGGCTGGCCGTGGTCTTGTGGCAGTAGAACACGGCGTAGGGGTAGGGCTGGTTGTGGCAGACGACGGAGGTCGGGGTGGCCACCAACTCGACCCCGCCGAGGACGGTGTAAGTCCTTCTCTCCTGTGGGTTGTCCCCCTTCTCGACCTCCGTTGCCAGCACCTGGAGGTGGCGGGTCCCGAGCTGCGAGACGGAGAAGTCGACCATGGACTCCAGGGAGGTGGCGCAGTACCTGGTCTCCCCCTTGTTGGCGGGCTCCTCGCACTCCTGCAGCGTGCGCTTCATGAGGGAGGCCTCCTTGGAGTTGGGGGACAGAGAGAACCGGTGGAGGATGTCGGGGAACTTGGCGGTGGAGAAGGGCGTGGCGTCGGCGACGGCCCGGGGCACGAAGGCCGGACCTGCGCCGTCGGTCCTGACGAACTGGAGGTTCATCTTTTTGCCCTGGTGGAGGTCCTTCTCGAGGAAGAAGAGAGCGACGTTCGGGTCGTACTTGAGCTGGTCCTCGCTCGCCGCATAGTTATACAAGAAGGGACCATATGGGGCTCGCACGACGACGGGCTTCCGGCCGTGACCGGAGTACACTCCGACGCCGTGACCGACGTTCACATAGGTGCCGGGAGCGTGAACCCTGACGCCGGGACGACCGACGATCACGTGAGTGCCGGGGGCGTTCACTACGACTTCTTTTCCTTCTGCGCCCACTTCGGTTGCCTGCTTCTCCACCAAATCTGCAAAGTTTGACATCAGTTTCGCGCTATCTCCCAATTCAGGTCAGGTCAAGGTTATTTTATACTTACATATATTGAATGTCATGAGAACCATTTACTTTTATAGTC from Nymphaea colorata isolate Beijing-Zhang1983 chromosome 6, ASM883128v2, whole genome shotgun sequence includes these protein-coding regions:
- the LOC116256397 gene encoding uncharacterized protein LOC116256397, translated to METRLKLRLSRLLRSSFHSCKSGNPMDSVQEPVFLANHGSDLLPLLPCSEKAGAAGLPLGVAIGWGCRPRRLPGSTATTATTSASDQLDMSEDDESLVEFLHLVETRKAMLEARAKSSEGCEGEDQSSDDGRSSRRVSPSAVSVTAEHANYCGTGEPNDARRVDKNDGRKVLSGSQERKMEKTKTKKKKAAKKKKQRKESCRVRRKARNGDRNLQSTSSSDSGWFSSQEDKQQRIDGRETEALFSSKSGSSESSELRPVDGSSCVGSTSNRHQRRPRRKREKKQSRAPQLNPTASSSSSSSCSSSASCCCCSYGAGADYTMNQKVNDSVAVVKRSNDPYSDFRESMVEMIIEKQIFDHGDLKQLLHCFLSLNSQYHHPVIIDVFWEIWHALFSA
- the LOC116256766 gene encoding BURP domain protein RD22, which encodes MARLALLLSAFLLVQVSSAALSPSSYWKHVLPDTHMPDVVRAFLYPDLVEKQATEVGAEGKEVVVNAPGTHVIVGRPGVRVHAPGTYVNVGHGVGVYSGHGRKPVVVRAPYGPFLYNYAASEDQLKYDPNVALFFLEKDLHQGKKMNLQFVRTDGAGPAFVPRAVADATPFSTAKFPDILHRFSLSPNSKEASLMKRTLQECEEPANKGETRYCATSLESMVDFSVSQLGTRHLQVLATEVEKGDNPQERRTYTVLGGVELVATPTSVVCHNQPYPYAVFYCHKTTASRAYVVPLGADDGSKVNAVAVCHLDTSTWNPKHLAFRVLGVKPGSVPVCHFLPQDHLVWAPVN